Proteins encoded together in one Salmo trutta chromosome 3, fSalTru1.1, whole genome shotgun sequence window:
- the LOC115184394 gene encoding uncharacterized protein LOC115184394 isoform X1 has protein sequence MNLSVAIVVLTAVVCTSAEIPHETVYVLGCLEKTKVEAEAELQLDGEEVVYAEFQSGQEVWTLPEFLGPFSSSTVRNFYKNAVKGRRLCRDALALWIFEEKSPPEVKDAPESTIYPRAEEELGVENTLICFANHFYPPPVKVNWTKNGLEVTEGTSLSRYYPNEDGTFHQFSSLSFTPQEGDVYGCTVEHTALEDPKTRFWDGYFGHFEMRCWFSSEDPRDIEYLLQVYGNKKLMGQYNSTTEKCTVYTQWMKNFTETACKGRAFLADRREEMKKYCSSNVPVVYGYLLDKAVEPYIRLRPVEPFSTRHPAMLVCSAYDFYPKPIRVTWLRDGQEVTSNVTSTEELVNGDWTYQIHSHLEYTPTPGERIPCMVEHFSLTEPKLHDWDPSLPGPERNKMVIGACGLLLGVVFIAAGLIYYRKKSTGEETPPAAAYSMSKQPNTFQVQI, from the exons ATGAACCTCTCTGTGGCTATTGTCGTTCTCACTGCGGTCGTCTGCACTTCGGCAGAAA TTCCTCATGAGACCGTCTATGTGCTGGGCTGTCTTGAGAAGACAAAGGTGGAGGCGGAGGCAGAGCTTCAGCTGGATGGGGAGGAAGTGGTATATGCTGAATTCCAGAGTGGACAGGAAGTTTGGACATTGCCTGAGTTCCTGGGGCCATTCTCAAGCTCCACTGTTCGTAACTTCTACAAGAATGCCGTTAAAGGCAGACGATTGTGTCGGGATGCCTTGGCTCTTTGGATATTTGAAGAAAAGAGTCCACCTGAGGTAAAAG ATGCCCCTGAGAGCACCATCTACCCCAGGGCTGAGGAGGAGCTGGGGGTGGAGAACACCCTTATCTGCTTTGCCAATCATTTCTACCCCCCGCCTGTCAAAGTCAACTGGACCAAGAATGGCCTGGAGGTGACTGAGGGAACGTCTCTCAGTCGGTACTATCCTAATGAAGATGGAACGTTCCACCAGTTCTCCAGCCTGAGTTTCACTCCACAGGAGGGGGACGTCTATGGCTGCACTGTGGAGCACACAGCCTTGGAGGACCCCAAAACCAGGTTCTGGG ATGGCTATTTTGGACACTTTGAGATGAGGTGTTGGTTCAGCTCCGAGGATCCCCGAGATATTGAGTATCTGCTGCAGGTCTACGGCAACAAGAAGTTAATGGGACAATACAACAGCACAACAGAGAAATGTACGGTCTACACACAGTGGATGAAGAACTTCACTGAAACGGCCTGCAAAGGCCGTGCTTTTCTGGCCGACAGGAGAGAAGAAATGAAGAAATACTGCAGCAGCAACGTTCCTGTGGTGTATGGGTACTTACTAGATAAGGCAG TTGAGCCCTACATCAGGCTGAGGCCAGTGGAGCCGTTCAGTACCAGACACCCGGCCATGCTCGTGTGCAGTGCCTACGACTTCTACCCCAAACCCATCAGAGTGACGTGGCTGAGGGACGGACAGGAAGTGACCTCAAATGTGACTTCCACAGAGGAGCTGGTCAATGGGGACTGGACCTACCAGATCCACTCACACCTGGAGTACACTCCCACACCTGGAGAGAGAATCCCCTGTATGGTGGAGCACTTCAGCCTCACTGAGCCCAAACTGCATGACTGGG ACCCCTCCCTGCCTGGGCCTGAGAGGAATAAGATGGTGATCGGGGCCTGTGGGCTGCTGCTGGGGGTGGTCTTTATAGCAGCTGGACTGATCTACTACAGGAAGAAATCTACTGGTGAGGAGACACCCCCAGCAGCAGCATATTCTATGTCAAaacaaccaaatacttttcaaGTCCAAATTTGA
- the LOC115184394 gene encoding H-2 class II histocompatibility antigen, I-A beta chain isoform X3: protein MNLSVAIVVLTAVVCTSAEIPHETVYVLGCLEKTKVEAEAELQLDGEEVVYAEFQSGQEVWTLPEFLGPFSSSTVRNFYKNAVKGRRLCRDALALWIFEEKSPPEVKDAPESTIYPRAEEELGVENTLICFANHFYPPPVKVNWTKNGLEVTEGTSLSRYYPNEDGTFHQFSSLSFTPQEGDVYGCTVEHTALEDPKTRFWDGYFGHFEMRCWFSSEDPRDIEYLLQVYGNKKLMGQYNSTTEKCTVYTQWMKNFTETACKGRAFLADRREEMKKYCSSNVPVVYGYLLDKAVEPYIRLRPVEPFSTRHPAMLVCSAYDFYPKPIRVTWLRDGQEVTSNVTSTEELVNGDWTYQIHSHLEYTPTPGERIPCMVEHFSLTEPKLHDWDPSLPGPERNKMVIGACGLLLGVVFIAAGLIYYRKKSTGQVLVPTMALPESYGTI from the exons ATGAACCTCTCTGTGGCTATTGTCGTTCTCACTGCGGTCGTCTGCACTTCGGCAGAAA TTCCTCATGAGACCGTCTATGTGCTGGGCTGTCTTGAGAAGACAAAGGTGGAGGCGGAGGCAGAGCTTCAGCTGGATGGGGAGGAAGTGGTATATGCTGAATTCCAGAGTGGACAGGAAGTTTGGACATTGCCTGAGTTCCTGGGGCCATTCTCAAGCTCCACTGTTCGTAACTTCTACAAGAATGCCGTTAAAGGCAGACGATTGTGTCGGGATGCCTTGGCTCTTTGGATATTTGAAGAAAAGAGTCCACCTGAGGTAAAAG ATGCCCCTGAGAGCACCATCTACCCCAGGGCTGAGGAGGAGCTGGGGGTGGAGAACACCCTTATCTGCTTTGCCAATCATTTCTACCCCCCGCCTGTCAAAGTCAACTGGACCAAGAATGGCCTGGAGGTGACTGAGGGAACGTCTCTCAGTCGGTACTATCCTAATGAAGATGGAACGTTCCACCAGTTCTCCAGCCTGAGTTTCACTCCACAGGAGGGGGACGTCTATGGCTGCACTGTGGAGCACACAGCCTTGGAGGACCCCAAAACCAGGTTCTGGG ATGGCTATTTTGGACACTTTGAGATGAGGTGTTGGTTCAGCTCCGAGGATCCCCGAGATATTGAGTATCTGCTGCAGGTCTACGGCAACAAGAAGTTAATGGGACAATACAACAGCACAACAGAGAAATGTACGGTCTACACACAGTGGATGAAGAACTTCACTGAAACGGCCTGCAAAGGCCGTGCTTTTCTGGCCGACAGGAGAGAAGAAATGAAGAAATACTGCAGCAGCAACGTTCCTGTGGTGTATGGGTACTTACTAGATAAGGCAG TTGAGCCCTACATCAGGCTGAGGCCAGTGGAGCCGTTCAGTACCAGACACCCGGCCATGCTCGTGTGCAGTGCCTACGACTTCTACCCCAAACCCATCAGAGTGACGTGGCTGAGGGACGGACAGGAAGTGACCTCAAATGTGACTTCCACAGAGGAGCTGGTCAATGGGGACTGGACCTACCAGATCCACTCACACCTGGAGTACACTCCCACACCTGGAGAGAGAATCCCCTGTATGGTGGAGCACTTCAGCCTCACTGAGCCCAAACTGCATGACTGGG ACCCCTCCCTGCCTGGGCCTGAGAGGAATAAGATGGTGATCGGGGCCTGTGGGCTGCTGCTGGGGGTGGTCTTTATAGCAGCTGGACTGATCTACTACAGGAAGAAATCTACTG GACAGGTGTTGGTGCCGACCATGGCGCTGCCAGAAAGTTATGGCACCATCTAG
- the LOC115184394 gene encoding HLA class II histocompatibility antigen, DRB1-12 beta chain isoform X2 — translation MNLSVAIVVLTAVVCTSAEIPHETVYVLGCLEKTKVEAEAELQLDGEEVVYAEFQSGQEVWTLPEFLGPFSSSTVRNFYKNAVKGRRLCRDALALWIFEEKSPPEVKDAPESTIYPRAEEELGVENTLICFANHFYPPPVKVNWTKNGLEVTEGTSLSRYYPNEDGTFHQFSSLSFTPQEGDVYGCTVEHTALEDPKTRFWDGYFGHFEMRCWFSSEDPRDIEYLLQVYGNKKLMGQYNSTTEKCTVYTQWMKNFTETACKGRAFLADRREEMKKYCSSNVPVVYGYLLDKAVEPYIRLRPVEPFSTRHPAMLVCSAYDFYPKPIRVTWLRDGQEVTSNVTSTEELVNGDWTYQIHSHLEYTPTPGERIPCMVEHFSLTEPKLHDWDPSLPGPERNKMVIGACGLLLGVVFIAAGLIYYRKKSTEGQVLVPTMALPESYGTI, via the exons ATGAACCTCTCTGTGGCTATTGTCGTTCTCACTGCGGTCGTCTGCACTTCGGCAGAAA TTCCTCATGAGACCGTCTATGTGCTGGGCTGTCTTGAGAAGACAAAGGTGGAGGCGGAGGCAGAGCTTCAGCTGGATGGGGAGGAAGTGGTATATGCTGAATTCCAGAGTGGACAGGAAGTTTGGACATTGCCTGAGTTCCTGGGGCCATTCTCAAGCTCCACTGTTCGTAACTTCTACAAGAATGCCGTTAAAGGCAGACGATTGTGTCGGGATGCCTTGGCTCTTTGGATATTTGAAGAAAAGAGTCCACCTGAGGTAAAAG ATGCCCCTGAGAGCACCATCTACCCCAGGGCTGAGGAGGAGCTGGGGGTGGAGAACACCCTTATCTGCTTTGCCAATCATTTCTACCCCCCGCCTGTCAAAGTCAACTGGACCAAGAATGGCCTGGAGGTGACTGAGGGAACGTCTCTCAGTCGGTACTATCCTAATGAAGATGGAACGTTCCACCAGTTCTCCAGCCTGAGTTTCACTCCACAGGAGGGGGACGTCTATGGCTGCACTGTGGAGCACACAGCCTTGGAGGACCCCAAAACCAGGTTCTGGG ATGGCTATTTTGGACACTTTGAGATGAGGTGTTGGTTCAGCTCCGAGGATCCCCGAGATATTGAGTATCTGCTGCAGGTCTACGGCAACAAGAAGTTAATGGGACAATACAACAGCACAACAGAGAAATGTACGGTCTACACACAGTGGATGAAGAACTTCACTGAAACGGCCTGCAAAGGCCGTGCTTTTCTGGCCGACAGGAGAGAAGAAATGAAGAAATACTGCAGCAGCAACGTTCCTGTGGTGTATGGGTACTTACTAGATAAGGCAG TTGAGCCCTACATCAGGCTGAGGCCAGTGGAGCCGTTCAGTACCAGACACCCGGCCATGCTCGTGTGCAGTGCCTACGACTTCTACCCCAAACCCATCAGAGTGACGTGGCTGAGGGACGGACAGGAAGTGACCTCAAATGTGACTTCCACAGAGGAGCTGGTCAATGGGGACTGGACCTACCAGATCCACTCACACCTGGAGTACACTCCCACACCTGGAGAGAGAATCCCCTGTATGGTGGAGCACTTCAGCCTCACTGAGCCCAAACTGCATGACTGGG ACCCCTCCCTGCCTGGGCCTGAGAGGAATAAGATGGTGATCGGGGCCTGTGGGCTGCTGCTGGGGGTGGTCTTTATAGCAGCTGGACTGATCTACTACAGGAAGAAATCTACTG AAGGACAGGTGTTGGTGCCGACCATGGCGCTGCCAGAAAGTTATGGCACCATCTAG